The Achromobacter pestifer genome includes a region encoding these proteins:
- the selD gene encoding selenide, water dikinase SelD: MTTQDVASAAVPRLTSLSHGGGCGCKIAPGVLSELLKRFGPAVSYPDLLVGTETADDAAVYRLNDEQALIATTDFFMPIVDDPYDFGRIAATNALSDVYAMGGTPIMALAIVGMPINVLPHSVIADILRGGEAVCKDAGIPVAGGHSIDSVEPIYGLAAMGLVHPARIKRNADARAGDVLILGKALGVGILSAALKKNRLDDAGYRAMITETTRLNRPGPALGAMDGVHAITDVTGFGLLGHTLEMARGAQLTAHVRRDALPWLPGVQAFAADGVITGASGRNWASYGASVRLGEGVTDTERALLTDPQTAGGLLVACSPDAAQAVLDLFRQHGFEQAAVIGDMRAGEPEVRVA, translated from the coding sequence ATGACCACCCAGGATGTTGCCAGCGCGGCGGTGCCGCGATTGACTTCGCTTTCGCACGGCGGCGGCTGTGGCTGCAAGATCGCGCCGGGCGTATTGTCCGAGCTGCTCAAGCGCTTCGGCCCGGCGGTCAGCTACCCCGATCTGCTGGTGGGCACCGAGACGGCCGACGACGCGGCGGTCTACCGGCTGAACGATGAACAGGCGCTCATCGCCACCACCGACTTTTTCATGCCCATCGTGGACGACCCCTACGATTTCGGCCGCATCGCTGCGACCAACGCGCTGTCGGACGTGTATGCGATGGGCGGCACGCCCATCATGGCGCTGGCCATCGTGGGCATGCCCATCAACGTGCTGCCGCACAGCGTCATCGCCGACATCCTGCGCGGCGGCGAAGCCGTCTGCAAGGACGCTGGCATTCCGGTGGCGGGCGGCCATAGCATCGACTCCGTCGAACCCATCTACGGCCTGGCGGCGATGGGCCTGGTGCATCCCGCGCGCATCAAGCGCAATGCCGATGCGCGTGCCGGAGACGTGCTGATCCTGGGCAAGGCGCTGGGCGTGGGCATCCTGTCGGCCGCGCTGAAGAAGAACCGGCTTGACGACGCGGGCTACCGCGCCATGATCACCGAGACCACGCGCCTGAACCGGCCGGGCCCGGCGCTGGGCGCGATGGATGGCGTGCACGCCATCACTGACGTGACCGGCTTCGGCCTGTTGGGTCATACGCTGGAAATGGCGCGCGGCGCGCAACTGACGGCGCATGTGCGTCGCGATGCGCTGCCCTGGCTGCCCGGCGTGCAAGCCTTCGCGGCGGACGGCGTCATCACCGGCGCGTCCGGCCGCAACTGGGCGTCCTATGGCGCTTCCGTGCGCCTGGGCGAGGGCGTGACTGACACCGAGCGGGCCTTGCTGACCGATCCGCAGACCGCGGGCGGGCTGCTGGTGGCCTGCTCGCCGGACGCCGCGCAGGCGGTGCTGGACCTGTTCCGCCAGCACGGCTTCGAGCAGGCGGCCGTCATTGGCGACATGCGCGCGGGCGAGCCCGAAGTGCGCGTAGCCTGA
- a CDS encoding LysR substrate-binding domain-containing protein, with protein MPYPLAKLPPLDLVRGFVAVGRRMSITLAAQDLHVTQSAVSRQIRALETHLGVPLLVRGFRSVSFTSEGAQLFRMADVWLSQLGDLTEQLRAPERRTPVTVTTTIGVASLWLLPRLGDFQAAHPHIDVRVAADNRLIDIDRESVDIAIRYSLRDGVPDNAAWLFGEAVVPVAHPSLKTRMLDAEELQRHVLLEFDDPTRPWLQWSEWLNARGLGRMPTRGMLRFNQYDQIVHAALAGHGIALGRLALIAPMLADKRLEAVGGQAASATEHAYWLVRNTRRATPDAEVVTRWLMEQAEATARELTA; from the coding sequence ATGCCATATCCGCTGGCCAAACTCCCGCCGCTTGATCTGGTCCGAGGTTTCGTGGCCGTGGGCCGCCGCATGAGCATCACGCTGGCCGCGCAGGATCTGCATGTGACCCAGTCGGCCGTGAGCCGCCAGATCCGGGCGCTGGAGACCCACCTGGGCGTGCCCCTGCTGGTGCGCGGATTCCGCAGCGTGTCATTCACCTCCGAAGGCGCGCAACTGTTCCGCATGGCCGACGTGTGGCTGAGCCAGCTGGGCGACCTGACCGAGCAGCTGCGCGCGCCCGAGCGCCGTACCCCCGTCACCGTGACCACGACCATAGGCGTGGCCTCGCTGTGGCTGCTGCCGCGGCTGGGAGACTTCCAGGCGGCGCATCCGCATATCGACGTGCGCGTGGCGGCCGACAACCGGTTGATCGACATCGACCGCGAAAGCGTGGACATCGCCATCCGCTACAGCCTGCGCGACGGCGTGCCGGACAATGCGGCCTGGCTGTTCGGCGAGGCGGTAGTGCCGGTGGCCCACCCCTCGCTCAAGACCCGCATGCTGGATGCCGAGGAGCTGCAGCGCCACGTGCTGCTGGAATTCGACGACCCGACGCGCCCCTGGCTGCAATGGTCGGAATGGCTGAACGCGCGCGGTCTGGGCCGCATGCCCACCCGGGGCATGCTGCGCTTCAATCAGTACGACCAGATCGTGCACGCCGCGCTGGCAGGCCACGGCATCGCGCTGGGACGGCTGGCGCTGATCGCGCCCATGCTTGCGGACAAGCGCCTGGAGGCCGTCGGCGGCCAGGCCGCCAGCGCCACCGAGCACGCCTACTGGCTGGTGCGCAATACACGCCGCGCCACGCCGGACGCGGAAGTCGTCACGCGCTGGCTGATGGAACAGGCCGAGGCCACGGCGCGTGAACTGACCGCATAG
- a CDS encoding DUF779 domain-containing protein, with the protein MAEQTPRVVATDEARSLIETLRAKHGPLMFHQSGGCCDGSSPMCYAQGEFMVGGSDVLLGELEGCPFYMGEDQFAYWEHTQLIIDAVPGRGGAFSLDSAEGKRFLLRSRLYSDEEWARVAPVSKG; encoded by the coding sequence ATGGCAGAGCAAACGCCGCGCGTGGTCGCCACCGACGAGGCGCGCAGCCTGATCGAGACATTGCGGGCCAAGCATGGCCCGCTGATGTTCCACCAGTCCGGCGGCTGCTGCGACGGCAGTTCGCCCATGTGCTACGCCCAGGGCGAATTCATGGTGGGGGGTTCGGACGTGCTGCTGGGCGAACTGGAAGGCTGCCCGTTCTACATGGGCGAGGACCAGTTCGCCTATTGGGAGCACACCCAGCTCATCATCGACGCCGTGCCCGGCCGGGGCGGCGCCTTCTCGCTGGACAGCGCGGAAGGCAAGCGCTTCCTGCTGCGTTCACGGCTGTATTCGGACGAGGAGTGGGCGCGGGTGGCGCCCGTCAGCAAGGGCTGA
- a CDS encoding MaoC family dehydratase, with amino-acid sequence MEFKVGDTFRCAARGVGQEDINRFGALHGTTGRTHTDPEYARNSVFGGVIVQGALVMAPVLDMVADLLGDARFDGCEIEAKFVAFTRPGDAVDVAFEVTRSEPGWLELAYACALPDGKKVQVGTITRRRG; translated from the coding sequence ATGGAATTCAAGGTAGGCGACACGTTCCGTTGCGCCGCGCGCGGCGTGGGGCAGGAAGACATCAACCGCTTCGGCGCCTTGCACGGCACCACCGGCCGCACGCACACCGATCCGGAGTACGCGCGCAACAGCGTCTTCGGCGGCGTCATCGTGCAGGGGGCGCTGGTCATGGCGCCGGTGCTGGACATGGTGGCCGACTTGCTCGGCGACGCACGGTTCGATGGCTGCGAGATCGAGGCGAAGTTCGTGGCGTTCACGCGGCCGGGAGACGCGGTGGACGTGGCGTTCGAAGTGACCCGCAGCGAACCCGGATGGCTGGAGCTGGCGTATGCCTGCGCGCTGCCTGATGGAAAGAAGGTGCAGGTGGGAACCATCACCCGCCGCCGCGGCTGA
- the adh gene encoding aldehyde dehydrogenase, whose product MDIATRITPDTYGTRLDLKTQYDNFIDGKWQKPADGEYFDNVTPVTGQVLTRNARSKERDIELALDAAHRAAPKWGATPAAQRAHMLMQIADVMEANLERLATAETWDNGKPIREARAADIPLAIDHFRYFASCIRSQEGGLSEIDSDTVAYHFNEPLGVVGQIIPWNFPILMAAWKLAPALAAGNCVVLKPAEQTPLGILLLMELIGDILPPGVLNVVTGFGLEAGKPLASNKRIAKIAFTGETTTGRLIMQYASQNIIPVTLELGGKSPNIFFADVAAQDDDFLDKAVEGFVMFALNQGEVCTCPSRALIQESLYDKFMERALKRVAEIKQGNPLDADTMLGAQASTEQLEKILSYLDIGKQEGADVLAGGSRAQMQGALEGGYYVQPTVFKGHNKMRVFQEEIFGPVVAVTTFKDADDALALANDTLYGLGAGVWSRDANTCYRMGRAIKAGRVWTNCYHAYPAHAAFGGYKQSGIGRENHKMMLNHYQQTKNLLVSYSPKKLGFF is encoded by the coding sequence ATGGACATCGCGACCCGCATCACCCCCGACACCTACGGCACGCGCCTGGACCTGAAGACGCAGTACGACAATTTCATCGACGGCAAATGGCAGAAGCCCGCCGACGGCGAATACTTCGACAACGTCACGCCGGTCACGGGCCAGGTGCTGACCCGCAATGCCCGCTCGAAGGAGCGCGACATCGAACTGGCGCTGGACGCCGCGCATCGCGCCGCACCCAAGTGGGGGGCCACGCCGGCCGCCCAGCGCGCCCACATGCTGATGCAGATCGCCGATGTCATGGAGGCGAACCTGGAGCGCCTGGCCACGGCCGAGACCTGGGACAATGGCAAGCCCATCCGCGAAGCGCGCGCCGCCGACATCCCGCTGGCGATCGACCACTTCCGCTACTTCGCCTCTTGCATCCGCAGCCAGGAAGGCGGGCTGTCCGAGATCGACAGCGACACGGTGGCCTACCACTTCAACGAACCGCTGGGCGTGGTCGGCCAGATCATCCCGTGGAACTTCCCCATCCTGATGGCGGCGTGGAAACTTGCGCCGGCGCTGGCCGCGGGCAACTGCGTGGTGCTCAAGCCGGCCGAACAGACGCCGCTGGGCATCCTGCTGCTGATGGAACTGATCGGCGACATCCTGCCCCCGGGCGTCTTGAATGTGGTGACGGGTTTCGGCCTGGAAGCCGGCAAGCCGCTGGCCTCCAACAAGCGCATCGCCAAGATCGCCTTCACCGGCGAAACCACCACCGGCCGGCTCATCATGCAGTACGCCTCGCAGAACATCATTCCCGTCACGCTGGAGCTGGGCGGCAAGTCGCCCAACATCTTCTTCGCCGATGTGGCCGCGCAGGACGACGATTTCCTCGACAAGGCGGTCGAAGGCTTCGTCATGTTCGCGCTGAACCAGGGCGAAGTCTGCACCTGCCCCAGCCGCGCGCTGATCCAGGAATCGCTGTACGACAAGTTCATGGAGCGCGCCTTGAAGCGCGTGGCCGAGATCAAGCAAGGCAATCCGCTGGACGCGGACACCATGCTGGGCGCGCAGGCCTCCACCGAACAGCTGGAGAAGATCCTGTCGTATCTGGACATCGGCAAGCAGGAAGGCGCCGACGTGCTGGCCGGCGGCTCGCGCGCGCAGATGCAGGGCGCGCTGGAAGGCGGCTATTACGTGCAGCCCACGGTGTTCAAGGGCCACAACAAGATGCGCGTGTTCCAGGAGGAGATCTTCGGGCCGGTGGTGGCCGTGACGACCTTCAAGGACGCCGACGACGCGCTGGCCCTGGCCAACGACACGCTCTACGGCCTGGGCGCGGGCGTGTGGTCGCGCGACGCCAACACCTGCTATCGCATGGGGCGCGCCATCAAGGCGGGCCGCGTGTGGACCAACTGCTATCACGCCTATCCGGCGCATGCGGCGTTTGGCGGCTACAAGCAGTCCGGCATCGGGCGCGAGAACCACAAGATGATGCTCAACCACTATCAGCAGACCAAGAACCTGCTGGTGAGCTACTCGCCGAAGAAGCTGGGTTTCTTCTGA
- a CDS encoding sigma-54-dependent Fis family transcriptional regulator has translation MATQSRQHALTQARLLFNQQGAVPGGMVAEPILRSWRRCADLGFDMRGVRRAELMTQGELREAQQRNEALRRLSEPAMSLLRRQAGGSGGLVILSDAQGLVLDSDGDTGFAQRASRVALMPGAPWDEAAAGTNAIGTALVEGRPIAVHGAEHYFEPNRILTCAAVPITDSEGRTLGVLDLSSPARDLRPDVLELVRAAVDLIEHRLFEQAYEQHAVLRLHVDHAGLGAPGEGLLAFQGDLLIGANRRALQALGLAPTALGVYRYADVFDGDMERCPDAAGRVQARSGAVYHARLRWPRSRAPQAPARPALPPAAGPRPAAPNFDAATLGALARAVHLSDAGVSILLQGETGVGKEVFARQLHARSQRALGPFVAVNCAALPESLIESELFGYEDGAFTGARRQGSKGLLRQAHGGVLFLDEIGDMPLMLQSRLLRVLQTREVSPLGAARPVSVDFALVCATHRPLAHEGPDAPVRPDLYFRIAEYTVTLEPLRARADRLELLRGLWAAQGAGPVLPPDIEAILVAYAWPGNYRQLVAVLRTLHVLAGPAGVVDADMLPADIRGAAAAPQSTGGDADPANLQAMTDAAIHNALAAHGGNVSRAARALGVHRSTLYRRLPRPA, from the coding sequence ATGGCCACTCAGTCCCGTCAGCACGCGCTGACGCAAGCGCGCCTGCTGTTCAACCAGCAAGGCGCGGTGCCCGGCGGCATGGTCGCCGAGCCCATCCTGCGGTCGTGGCGGCGCTGCGCCGACCTGGGCTTCGACATGCGCGGCGTGCGCCGCGCCGAACTCATGACCCAGGGCGAGCTGCGCGAGGCCCAGCAGCGCAACGAGGCGCTGCGCCGGCTGTCTGAACCCGCCATGTCCCTGCTGCGCCGCCAGGCCGGCGGCAGCGGCGGCTTGGTCATCCTGTCCGACGCGCAAGGCCTGGTGCTGGACTCCGACGGCGACACCGGCTTCGCCCAGCGCGCCTCGCGCGTGGCGCTGATGCCCGGCGCGCCCTGGGACGAAGCGGCGGCAGGCACCAACGCCATCGGCACGGCGCTGGTGGAAGGCCGGCCCATTGCCGTGCATGGCGCGGAACACTATTTCGAACCCAACCGTATCCTGACCTGCGCTGCCGTCCCCATTACCGACAGCGAGGGCCGCACGCTGGGCGTGCTGGACCTGTCCAGCCCCGCGCGCGACCTGCGGCCCGATGTGCTGGAGCTGGTGCGCGCCGCCGTGGACCTGATCGAGCACCGTTTGTTTGAACAGGCCTACGAGCAGCACGCCGTGCTGCGGCTGCACGTGGACCATGCCGGGCTGGGCGCGCCCGGCGAGGGCCTGCTCGCCTTCCAGGGCGACCTGCTGATCGGCGCCAACCGCCGCGCCTTGCAGGCGTTGGGCCTGGCGCCCACCGCCCTGGGCGTGTACCGCTACGCCGACGTATTCGATGGCGATATGGAACGCTGCCCCGACGCGGCCGGCAGGGTGCAGGCGCGCTCGGGCGCCGTGTACCACGCGCGCTTGCGCTGGCCGCGTTCGCGCGCGCCGCAGGCGCCCGCGCGGCCAGCGCTGCCGCCCGCTGCAGGCCCGCGTCCCGCCGCGCCGAATTTCGATGCCGCGACCCTGGGCGCGCTGGCGCGCGCCGTGCACCTGTCGGATGCGGGCGTGTCCATCCTGCTGCAGGGCGAAACCGGCGTAGGCAAGGAAGTGTTCGCGCGCCAGCTGCATGCGCGCAGCCAGCGCGCGTTGGGGCCTTTCGTGGCGGTGAACTGCGCGGCCTTGCCTGAAAGCCTGATCGAATCCGAACTGTTCGGCTACGAAGACGGCGCCTTCACCGGTGCGCGGCGCCAGGGCAGCAAGGGACTGCTGCGCCAGGCGCATGGCGGCGTGCTGTTCCTGGACGAGATCGGCGATATGCCGCTGATGCTGCAATCGCGCCTCTTGCGCGTGTTGCAGACGCGCGAAGTTTCGCCGCTGGGCGCGGCGCGGCCGGTGTCCGTGGACTTCGCGCTGGTGTGCGCGACGCACCGGCCTTTGGCGCACGAAGGGCCCGATGCGCCGGTGCGCCCGGACCTGTATTTCCGCATCGCCGAATACACCGTCACGCTGGAGCCGCTGCGCGCGCGCGCCGACCGCCTGGAATTGCTGCGCGGCCTGTGGGCGGCGCAAGGCGCGGGACCGGTCCTGCCGCCCGATATCGAAGCCATCCTGGTTGCGTACGCGTGGCCAGGAAACTATCGGCAACTGGTGGCCGTGCTGCGTACGCTGCACGTGCTGGCGGGGCCGGCGGGCGTGGTCGACGCCGACATGCTGCCTGCCGACATTCGCGGCGCGGCGGCAGCGCCGCAATCCACGGGCGGCGACGCGGATCCCGCAAATCTGCAGGCCATGACGGACGCCGCGATCCACAACGCCCTGGCCGCCCATGGCGGCAATGTCAGCCGCGCGGCGCGGGCGCTGGGCGTGCACCGCAGCACGCTCTATCGCCGCTTGCCGCGTCCGGCCTAG
- a CDS encoding DUF2917 domain-containing protein yields MSFRLAGGSTMLLKHASGVRIVCHAGTLWLSEYRRFDDSVLQAGDSITVGSDRDVVLSGLPDAQVALIS; encoded by the coding sequence ATGTCATTCCGCTTGGCCGGCGGCTCGACTATGCTGCTCAAGCACGCCTCGGGCGTCCGCATCGTGTGTCACGCCGGCACCTTGTGGCTGTCCGAGTACCGGCGCTTCGATGACAGCGTGCTTCAAGCCGGTGATTCCATCACCGTCGGCAGCGATCGCGATGTCGTTCTCAGCGGCCTGCCGGATGCGCAGGTCGCGCTAATTTCGTAG
- a CDS encoding LTA synthase family protein — MLTRLFRPTPGWQDWFANFQRSFLILLAPWLISVLAQSAGRGYLLLRYAAPGTYDALPQDVRRSLATGLLFDIKVASIAYSALLLLSMAAAAQPGLQQRWHRYLPGLGAAMATLFAAITIVSVFYFATFSRSIDIFVFGLVDDDTHAILMTLWHGYPLGQAGLLLAAVLAGTWWLGRRWRSRVQRLPLKRRAFVPSLFLFALIIGITVLACRGSLGRFPLNKDDTSISSLRLLNDIAPNGVSAFSWALSDRGNDKRFEPVTAREGRLLYERFLGWPDDGLRPFMAATGSNPTAAAQPPHVVLQVMESMGAHLNAYDRPGRDLLGALRPHWREDWVFERFVAEGNGTIESLSLLLVRSPIAAVGQSSAADTPFASNAFTPFLQRGYRVLFVTSGAATWRNLGVFATQLGAHEFVDQQTLRARYPQARTGTWGVPDEYMFRYIEERLAQGSRDGQPLFIVALSTTHHPPFIVPEGGQRGGLPLDDVAGLPYFKAWDALAAAFDTLRYANDQLGGFLTRLKASDSGSRTIVAVTGDHNILGIDYQDPKDAALARAVPFYLYVPPAYRAQARYDPARVGSHKDILPTLYHLSLPNTPYFRSGCDLLATRPDPAWCFGFNNRHVLLTDEGVFRPDKPGRILPWAGPSGLALGEEQDASAEQWEEQVRLNAYAPLLHWQINYQVQELGRAGQKR, encoded by the coding sequence ATGTTGACAAGGCTTTTCCGTCCGACGCCGGGATGGCAAGACTGGTTCGCCAATTTTCAGCGTTCCTTCCTGATCCTGCTGGCCCCGTGGCTGATCAGCGTGCTGGCGCAAAGCGCCGGGCGCGGCTACCTGCTGCTGCGCTATGCCGCGCCCGGCACATATGACGCGCTGCCCCAGGACGTGCGGCGCAGCCTGGCAACCGGGCTGCTGTTCGACATCAAGGTCGCCAGCATCGCCTATTCGGCGCTGCTCTTGCTGTCCATGGCCGCCGCTGCCCAGCCCGGCCTGCAACAACGCTGGCACCGCTATCTGCCGGGGCTGGGCGCGGCCATGGCGACGCTGTTCGCCGCCATCACCATCGTCAGCGTCTTCTACTTCGCCACGTTCTCGCGGTCGATCGACATCTTCGTGTTCGGCCTGGTCGACGACGATACCCACGCCATCCTGATGACTCTCTGGCATGGCTACCCGCTGGGGCAGGCCGGCCTGCTGCTGGCTGCGGTGCTGGCAGGCACCTGGTGGCTCGGCCGCCGCTGGCGCAGCCGGGTGCAGCGCCTGCCGCTCAAGCGCCGCGCATTCGTGCCCAGCCTGTTCCTGTTCGCGCTGATCATCGGCATCACCGTGCTGGCCTGCAGGGGCTCATTGGGCAGGTTCCCGCTCAACAAGGACGACACCAGCATCTCGTCGCTGCGCCTGCTCAACGACATCGCGCCCAATGGCGTCTCGGCCTTTTCCTGGGCGCTGTCGGACCGCGGCAACGACAAGCGTTTCGAACCCGTCACCGCGCGCGAGGGACGCCTGCTCTACGAGCGCTTCCTGGGCTGGCCGGACGACGGCCTGCGGCCCTTCATGGCCGCCACCGGATCCAACCCGACGGCAGCCGCGCAGCCGCCGCACGTGGTGTTGCAGGTCATGGAGAGCATGGGCGCGCATCTGAACGCTTATGACCGTCCCGGCCGCGATCTGCTCGGCGCGCTGCGCCCGCACTGGCGCGAGGACTGGGTATTCGAGCGCTTCGTGGCCGAAGGCAACGGCACCATCGAATCATTGAGCCTGCTGCTGGTGCGCAGCCCGATTGCGGCGGTCGGCCAATCCTCGGCGGCGGACACGCCTTTCGCCAGCAATGCCTTCACGCCCTTTCTGCAACGCGGCTACCGGGTCCTCTTCGTCACGTCCGGCGCCGCTACCTGGCGCAACCTCGGCGTCTTCGCCACCCAGCTGGGCGCGCACGAATTCGTGGACCAGCAAACCCTCAGGGCGCGCTATCCCCAAGCCCGGACGGGAACCTGGGGCGTGCCCGACGAGTACATGTTCCGCTACATCGAGGAGCGGCTGGCGCAAGGCAGCCGGGACGGCCAGCCGCTATTCATCGTGGCCTTGTCGACCACCCACCATCCCCCGTTCATCGTGCCCGAGGGCGGCCAGCGCGGCGGCCTGCCCCTGGACGATGTGGCTGGCCTGCCCTACTTCAAGGCCTGGGATGCACTGGCGGCGGCGTTCGACACCCTGCGCTACGCCAACGACCAGTTGGGCGGCTTCCTCACGCGCCTGAAGGCCTCGGACAGCGGGTCGCGGACCATCGTCGCCGTAACCGGCGACCACAACATCCTGGGCATCGACTATCAGGATCCGAAGGACGCGGCGCTGGCGCGCGCGGTACCGTTCTACCTGTATGTGCCGCCGGCGTACCGGGCGCAGGCGCGCTACGATCCGGCGCGCGTGGGCAGCCACAAGGACATCCTGCCCACGCTGTACCACCTGAGCCTGCCGAATACACCCTACTTCCGCAGCGGCTGCGACCTGCTGGCCACGCGGCCCGATCCGGCCTGGTGCTTCGGTTTCAACAACAGGCACGTGCTGTTGACCGATGAAGGGGTATTCCGGCCGGACAAGCCCGGCCGCATCCTGCCCTGGGCAGGTCCGTCGGGGCTGGCGCTGGGAGAAGAACAGGACGCCAGCGCCGAGCAATGGGAAGAACAGGTGCGGCTGAACGCCTACGCGCCGCTGCTGCACTGGCAAATCAATTACCAGGTGCAGGAGCTGGGCCGCGCAGGCCAGAAGCGCTAG
- a CDS encoding 2-hydroxychromene-2-carboxylate isomerase codes for MTAPLPDTPRIEMWFDFASPYSYLAIERIDALAQEAGVRVDLRPFLLGPIFQAQGWNDTPFRLFPGKGAYMMRDIARLAEKYGLVYNRPRLFPRMSVLPARIALLGQDEPWGRDFCVAVFRANFQHDLDIQSEDVVHGLLTDLGLDAAALIARGKSEAAKEALRRQVDQARNLGLFGAPTFFVDGEMFWGNDRLEDALEWTRRVAPASAWNSSAARP; via the coding sequence ATGACTGCGCCCCTGCCCGACACGCCCCGCATCGAGATGTGGTTCGATTTCGCCAGCCCATACAGCTATCTGGCGATCGAACGCATCGACGCCCTGGCGCAAGAGGCCGGGGTCCGGGTCGACCTGCGTCCCTTCCTGCTGGGTCCGATCTTCCAGGCCCAGGGCTGGAACGACACGCCGTTCCGGCTGTTTCCGGGCAAGGGCGCCTACATGATGCGCGACATTGCCCGCCTGGCCGAAAAGTACGGCCTGGTCTACAACCGTCCCCGCTTGTTTCCGCGCATGAGCGTGCTGCCCGCGCGCATTGCGCTGCTGGGTCAGGACGAACCCTGGGGCCGCGATTTCTGCGTGGCGGTGTTCCGCGCCAATTTCCAGCACGACCTGGATATCCAGTCCGAAGACGTGGTGCACGGGCTGCTGACGGACCTGGGGCTGGATGCCGCTGCCCTGATCGCCCGCGGTAAGTCCGAAGCCGCCAAGGAGGCGCTGCGCCGCCAGGTCGACCAGGCGCGCAACCTGGGCCTGTTCGGCGCGCCCACTTTCTTTGTCGACGGCGAGATGTTCTGGGGCAACGACCGTCTCGAAGATGCGCTGGAATGGACCCGCCGCGTGGCGCCCGCCAGCGCCTGGAACTCATCGGCCGCGCGTCCCTGA
- a CDS encoding MaoC family dehydratase, producing the protein MASNELFYDDFEIGRLFPPSRYSICAADSDAFIGTFEHSPVLDGSGRAVSRQGGGAPVRSVHPVLVGSFQPQHAAFAWPTGVLHAREKVRLLAPVYPGEELEASVLVKDKYLKNDKRFVVLEITVRKLENARVALVAERSLVWPN; encoded by the coding sequence ATGGCAAGCAACGAGCTGTTCTACGACGACTTTGAAATAGGCCGTCTCTTTCCCCCCAGCCGCTACAGCATCTGCGCCGCGGACAGCGACGCGTTCATCGGCACCTTCGAACATTCCCCAGTCCTCGACGGCAGCGGCCGTGCCGTATCGCGGCAGGGCGGCGGCGCGCCCGTGCGCAGCGTGCATCCGGTCCTGGTCGGCAGTTTCCAGCCGCAGCATGCGGCCTTTGCCTGGCCGACGGGCGTGCTGCACGCCCGCGAGAAAGTCCGCCTGCTGGCGCCCGTGTATCCGGGCGAAGAACTGGAGGCCAGCGTGCTGGTGAAGGACAAGTACCTGAAGAACGATAAACGCTTCGTGGTGCTGGAGATCACCGTCCGCAAGCTGGAAAACGCGCGCGTCGCCCTGGTGGCGGAACGCAGCCTGGTTTGGCCCAACTGA